The Vigna angularis cultivar LongXiaoDou No.4 chromosome 9, ASM1680809v1, whole genome shotgun sequence DNA window AGTCCGTCCGACCGGACATACTGTACTTAAGAGATCCGATCGGACATATTAAGCTGAGACACCCGATCGGACATATTAGCCTTGATTCTACCCGCTTGGTCATTGTCTAAACCTTCCCGGTCGGTTATCCGCCGTCGGTAGTAACAACTAAGAGTCCTTAAGTATATATCATATGGGTTCTATTAAAGGAGGTCATTGTAATTTGAATGACTTGCTACACCTCCTTCTCACATTCTTTTATTCACCTCTTACCCATTTCCTGTCCCGAATAATTATTTGCAGATTTTATGTTCTTATTGAAATTGAATTCGATGTTATATGTGAAAATGCAAAGTTCGATATTGATATTCTGCCTTTTTCACAAAAGTCGTTTTTGTGGATGTTCTTTAAAGGATCTTTGATGAAGACAAAATGTTGAAATGTCCCACATTTATAAGTTTGAGTGTATACCATAAAATCCTCAAGACATGTATTTGTCCAACAAAGTACATTTATTGTTTGTTCAAACAAAAATCTTATCATATGAAGTATACACATTTTGTGTTTGTTCAAACAAAAGTTTATCAAACGAAGAGCATAAGTAAAGCGCTTGCATCAGATAAGTCACATAACAAATAGCGCTTGCGTCTATCACTTGAAGCACACAAACAAATAATGCTTACGTCTATGAGATGAAGTACATATCAAATGTTGTTAGCACTTTATATTAGTTACATAAAGTGCTAGCTAAAGATataataacattcaatttaaaattaattctttagatttatcaaattaaatgaTCTAATTTATTcatcaaatattaataatttaacaaatattagaTCTTGTTTGTGTATGACATTGTCCAGTGCTAACAACATTTATGGAACAGAAacacttaaatatttatatgcataagatagaaaaattaaaaagcacttaaatataatttctaccCTTCGAAACAGAaacacttttaaataaaataacaaattttgttatatatttagaaatataCAAGTTACTGTTTTCTTATTGATTTGTTAgcaacaaaaaatattgttaactaAATGAAATATAAGCTTGATTTTTACAAATTTGGATATTTTCAATTgagtatttattaaatttttaggttgaatatatttttaatcccTACACAATGTGAAATTGGAATCCGTCCTTCTTCCAAACTTtggtatatatattttggtcttcaaacttaaaatgaatgaatatagttattttaacttaataagtttattttttgagACTTGTTAAACAGTGTTCCAAACTCACATTTGAGTAAAAACATGTCAAAACAGcataaacaatttaaacatCATCCCAAAAGacatttgatatataaaaagaaattaatgtagTTGGATAAGAACActatatctatttaattttaaagtttgagaatcaaattatatcaaattttggaacaataattaatgaatttcaatttcaaaatttaaaatttatagactaaaaatttatttaactttgttGTATTactaaaaaattttatattttttaattatgtctGTATCgattaattttttctattaattggATGATGTGATTTTTATATTGACTTTTCATCTTCATGTATTAAGAAATATGAGGTTTTAATGCTAAGCGACGAacaaattgaaaacatattGGATAGCAAAAGCCATTATCCTCATCTACTTTAATGATGATGATAGTGATAGACCATTTATAAGTGATGATAtagaagtcattgagaaacATGGTAATTTTGTTATTCgacatattttcaattaaagcaataaaaaattgtttgtcattttatataaagtcaaattttaaataattctttcataatatttcttttaaaacaaatacTCATATAAGATTCACTAATAATTATTGTTGGATCTACATGTCGGATATCATGATACTTGTACATGTCTCACCAGCAAGCGAATAATTAAATATGGTATTCATTacttgtaaatatatattacttgcATATATCCATTTAGTATCTCATTCAGTAAGAATGTTGAGACCGAAATACGAACCTAACGAATCGCAACCGCTTCTTTCTGTGATGTAGTTACTGTGATATCTCTCTTCCTGTGTCAAGCTCTTTGAGGGAAAAATGGGCTGGGTatctgcaaaggcactccgacgctcaagtcagaaaaggATGTCTTCAACCCTTTCAATTCAAAGTGACCTagaagaaatattattttctctcttaattTCTCTTAAGgaaaaaacgtaccttttttcctCCCtgcttttcatatttaaaacagtaaaatcaaccgtttacctgaaaatccggtcAGTTATCGAAGTTGACCACTTGGAAGTTGTAACTGTTAGATCGTGCTTGATACTGGATCAGTTACTCCCGTGATTCGTGGCATTGACTGATATTCCTAACCGTTTACGCTTAACCACTAATTTATTACTTGTCGATCGTCTTGTGTATTGACACAAATATGCGAGATGTCGATCGTCTGGTGCATCGACACAAACTTGCGAGCGTTATACGTCGCGACATCGCTGTTTGCTTGTCGATCATTAATGTGTCGACATCAACATATAAATGTTATGATGCGATCGTCTTAACGATTGGCGTTAAGATGTGTTCGACATACATACGATCGTAACATTACGACCGTAAGAAGGCTCGGCAAACGGTCGCCCGAATTCAGGTATCCTACGGTCGACAAGTAACCCGGAGACTACATGACCAGTAGATTGTTTCGCAACAATCGAAACTTTATTCCGAAAACAATACGCTACCAACAGAAGACCGGAGATGACTCTTGCTGAGCTTGTCAATACCAAGCAAGAGAAGGATGAAACCCTAAAGGCTTTCATGCAAAGGTACAACGAGACGGCCCGGCGTGTGAAAGATGTCAATCATACCTTCATTATCAGCAATCTACCTTCCTGCTTAAGGCCGGGGTATTTTGCAGAGCAGTTATATGCTGACCCGCCAACATCTATGGAGGAGCTTCAATCCACAATTGCAAAGTTCATCCGAATTGAAGATCTCCGAAGTTCCAGAAAGAAACAACAGCAGGATAACCCAAACCAAGATACAAAGAAAACCCCAAAGCGGTCGACCAACGACTATAAAACAGACCGAACGCCCCAAAAAGAGTTAGGGTGGACGTCTAAGTACGATCGCTACACAACCCTCAACGCACCAAGAGCAAAAGTACTCGAAGAGGCTCTGCACGCCGAACTTTTAACTATGCGGCGAAAAGCTACTCCAAAGAACGCGGACAGTGGCAAAGCCTGCCGGTTTCACATGAACCATGGGCATGACACGGAAGAATGCAATATGGTGAAAGATGAGTTGGAACGCCTCATCCGAGCAGGCTACCTCCAGAACTACGTTAAGGACAGAATCTCCACCAGAGCCACAACTCCTCACCGCAAGGATCACTCCAGACGAAGCCCCGAGCGATCGCCTCCCAGGGATGACCGACGCCGCAGGCGATCACGCAGCCAGCCCCGGCGTACGGAGAGAGAGCGTTCAGTCCGAGGCCGAATCGACACCATATCAGGTGGTTTCGCCGGGGGGAGTGTCATCCTCCGCCAGGAAACGACATCTGAGACAGTTAAAGTCGGTGCACATGGTAGATCGACAGCCTCGGTCTATCCCTGATATTACGTTCACCAATGCAGATTTTCATGCGCCCGACCCTGATCACGATGACCCCATGGTTATCACGGTCGAAATAGCTCGGTACGATGTCAGCAAGGTTCTCGTCGATTAGGGTAGTTCGGTCAACATCCTATATTGGTCCACCTTCAAAAAGATGGACCGATCCGAGGACTTCATTGCCCCTTTTAACGAACAAACTGTAGGCTTCTCAGGGGAAAGAGTCGACACCCGGGGGTATCTCGACCTACGAACGCGGCTCGGAACAAGTCGGGAGGCACCAGAACTTAGAGTCCGATTTCTGTTGGTAGAGGCCAATACCTCATACAACGCCTTGTTGGGATGACCTTGCTTGAACGCATTTGGACCAGCGAACAGCTCGACAATGTTATGTTGTCGGGCTCAAAGTCACCCCTTTCATACCAACCAGAAGGGTGAGAGGGGCTGAAACAGCGGCGGTCGACTTGGACCCCAGAACCAACATAGACGAACGTCTCCATCCGCAAGGCGATGTCAAACTCCTTCCGTTGGCAGCGGACGCGTCCAAAACCACAACCATTGGCGGGGACCTCGCTTTGAACGACGAACAGGATCTGGGACATATGCTACGAACCAACGCGGACTTGTTCGCGTGGACGACCGCCGATATGCCAGGAATACACCCCGGAATCATGGCCCATAAATTGTCCATATTTAGAGAGGCACGGCCGGTCGCGCAAAAGAAACGACGGTTCGGAGAAGAAAAGCGCAAGGCCATTCAAGTCGAGGTCGAGAAGTTGATGAACGCCCAGTTCATTAGGGAGTTAACTTACAATACGTGGTTGTCGAACGTAGTCATGGTCAAGAAGTCGAACGGCTAGTGGAGAATGTGTGTCGACTTCACCAACCTCAACAAAGCATGCCCTAAAGATTCATATCCCTTGCATAGCATCGATCGGTTGGTAGATGGAGCTTCCGGCCATGTTATACTTAGCTTTCTTGACGCGTACTCGGGATACAACTAAATCCTCATGTACGCACCTGATCAGAGCAAAACAACTTTCATTACCGAACGCGCTAATTACTGTTATGAAGTAATGCCGTTCGGCTTGAAGAATGCCGGCGCCACATATCAACGCCTCATGGATAAAGTTTTCCATCATCAAATAGGACGATGCATGGATGTCTATGTCGACGACATGGTTATTCGGAGCCATTCTATGGAGCAACATTTACAGGATTTAAAGGAAGTGTTTGGCCAAATCAGAAGGTACAACATGCGCCTTAACCCTTCCAAATGTACCTTCGGAGTCCCGGCGGGTAAGTTTTTGGGTTTCATGCTTACTCGTCGAGGAATCGAAGCCAACCCAGACAAGTGCAAAGCCGTACTCGACATGGCAACTCCAAAAACCCTAAGGGAAGTACAACGTCTGGTCGGTAGGCTCACAACCCTGTCTCGCTTCATTCCGAAGCTAGCTGAACACATCAAACCAATTCTAAAGAACATGAAGAAGGGCACCACACAACACTAGGACGATGATTGTGAAACAGCATTCAATACTGTCAAATACATTCTCACCAGCCCTCCAATTATGGCTAGACCGGACGCTGGATCCGACTTACAGCTATATATCGCAGCATCCCACCAGGCTCTCAGTGCTGCTTTAATACAAGAGGCACCCTCCCTCAAATTAATATACTTCATCAGCCGTACGTTGCAGGGGGCGGAAGAAAGATATTCTCGAATTGAGAAAATCGCATTAGCCCTGCTCACGGCTTCGCGTCGACTCCGACCGTATTTCCAAAGCCATCAAGTGGTAATCCGCACCGATCACCCGATCGCCAAAATCCTCCGCAAACCCGACTTAGCAGGGCGGATGGTCTCCTGGTCAGTGGAACTTTCAGAATTTGGACTCCGTTACGAACCGCGGGGATCCGTTAAGGGTCAACATTTGGCAGACTTTGCAGCTGAATTAAGTCCCACACCTGATGACTCGACACCAAAGTGGCTCCTCAGCGTGGACGGATCCTCAAACAAAAGAGGGGGAGGAGTCGGTATTGTCCTTGAAGGACTAGACGATCTAATCGTAGAGCAAGCCATCACATTCAAATTTCCCGCTAGCAACAACCAGGCCGAGTATGAAGCTCTGATTGTTGGCCTATCCCTGGCCAAAGAATTCACAGTCACTCGTCTAGAGTGTCGGATGGATTCAAAGTTGGTGGTCGGCCACATGAACGGAACGTATCAGGTTAAGGATAATCAATTACTACGCTACTTCCACAAAGCTCATACCCTACTTCAAGACTTTGTCGAGGTCATCATCATCCACGTACCCAGGGAACAAAACACAAGAGCTGACCTCTTGTCTAAGCTAACTCACTCTAAGGAGAGAGCACAATTATCTTCAATCATTAAGATGACGCTCGACCACCCAGTTGTGGAAGCTCTCGTCACCGATGTTTCGTCACCAACAACAGACTGGCGACAGAGGATCAAAGATCTAATGATAAAACAAGAGCGAGGAGAAAGCATTACTGTGATTGATTCAAAATGCATTGCACGTTTCCTGTACATAGGCGACGACCTATACCGCCGCGGCCACAGTACTCCTCTATTGAAATGCATATCGGAGGATGAAGCCGACTACGTCTTGCGCGAACTGCACATCGGGATATGCGGGTTTCATTCGGGTAAGCGTACACTCAGAGCACGCATACTTCGTGCAATATATTACTGGCCCACGATTGACCGAGATTGCGAGACGTTCGTCAGAAAATGCATCTCTTGTCAGGCCCACGGTCACGACATCCACGCTCCTCCCGAAGAGTTGCATGGGATCGTCTCTCCTTGGCCGTTCGCTCAATGGGGCCTCGACATAATTGGACCGTTACCCCTAGCCAAAGCACAGAACAAATTTCTCCTAGTGGCGGTCGACTATTTCACCAAATGGATAGAAGCCGAACCATTATCCGTTATCAGTGCCCAACGAGTATAGAAGTTCATCTGGCACCTAATTTGTCGATTCGGTCTACCACAGAAAATCATTACCGATAACGGTCGCCAGTTCGTCGAGCGAAAATTGGAGGAATTCCTCAGTAGCTTGGGCGTTAAACACGTCACCTCCTCTGTCAAACATCCACAAACGAACGGACAAGCCGAGGCCACAAACAAAACCATACTTACTGAATTGAAGAAGCGACTCGGCGAAGCCAAAGGTTTGTGGGTGGAAGAACTACCCGAAGTCTTATGGGCATACAGGTGCACTCCACACGGATCCACAGGGGACACGCCGTTCAACCTAACTTATGGCACTGATGCCATGCTCCTAGTCGAAGTCGGCGAGCCCTCGTTAAGACGAAAGATCACCGATATGACACTTAACGAGGAACAGTTACGGATGAATCTCGACACCCTTCCCGAGGGTCGAGAGGTCGCCGCAGTTCGTGTAGAAGCTCAAAAAAGAATGCTTTCCCGCCGTTACAACACTAAGGTCAGAGCCCGAGCGTTCAAAAGCGGCGATCTTGTGTGGCAGAAACGGGGAGAAGCCAGGAAGGACCGAACGCACGACAAGCTAGCAGCCAACTAGGAGGGACCATTCCGCATCGTTGAGGACATGATGAATGGAGCATACCGCCTCCAACTCCTCAACGGACAACCCATCCCCAACACATGGAATGCTACTCatctcaaatattattttagttaaaattcatttttgttcATGACACATTATTCATCTCCATTCTAAATAAAAAGCATATTTCattgctattattattttatgatttcttaCATGTCGAGTCCTAGGATTACATTCTCCTGACTTCATCCGGCATGTTACACGGTCGTCCTCGGTCGCCTCAGGCACCTCTACGTTCGAACGAATGGATATACACTCCATCTGGTAGATGTTctcccttgaacacccagtccgtccgggatacactccctctggtagatgtTCTCTCTCGAACACCCAGTTAAGTCCGGGATATTAATCCCTCTGGtagatgttcacccttgaacacccagcaCACTCGACCTATATGATCGCTAATAAAAACGACAAGTTCTCTCTCGAGCACCTAGTTAAGCCCGGAATATCAATTCCTTGGTAGATGTTCACCGTCGAACGCCCAACGTATTCGATCCATACGGCCGTTAGAAAACTTTGTCAACATTTATATCACAACGCAAGAAAATGGTGTCCATCCgacaacatatataaatttagaaacacaaagaaaatcaacacatgTCCTACAACATATGAATGTATTAATTCCTAATCTATTACAATATGAGGTGATTCGCCAGCAGCATCTCCGACCGTCTCCACAGCCGGTTCATCCACGACGACCACCTCTTCATACTCATCGGCAGCGACCgcctcttcatcatcttccgCTTCCATAAAGGCATCTTCGGGAATCTCACTAAGAGGCTTCAGTTGACCCTCATACACGTCCTTCCGAACGTCAAACTCCACTCCTTCGGTTGACACCTCAAGCAAGTGTCCGACCTGCCTCAAAGCCTTCCGAAAGCCCCGGGTATGTTCAATCACTACCGCCTCCTTCAGTTCTTCTATTATCTCCTTGTTCTCCATTGTTTCCGCCCGCAAGTCATTCCTCTCTTTGGTCAACGCCGCCATTGTCTTCTTGGCCTGTTCTAACTCGGACGACACTTGATCGCGCTCCTTTCTCAAAGTCAGGCCGGCATTTCGGGCATCATCCAACAGCACTTCCGCTTCTCTCAATAATTTCTCTGACCGTTTCTGCTTTGAATCGCAGAGGGCATGTGCCTCGGTAAGCTCCTTCAGCTGAGTCCGTGCCTTATCCAAATCAACCCGCAGCACACCTCTATCAGAGGCATATGCAATATGCCAAGCCAGCATGTGTGTCCGACTCGTCATTTCCAACATGACATCGGCCATTTGTTGCTCGGTCATATTCTCTACCACCCTCTTCTCCGAGTTATCCAGATTGAACTCAACCTTATGGCTCAACGTGAAGGAGGGGTCCCATACGCCATTGGGGAGGGGACGCTCTGTCTCGTCTGCggtctctttccttttcttcgACACAGCGCCGCTATTGTCGACCGCCTTCCCTCTCCTTTTTTGCACCAAGGGCTGCTCTTCGGCGACCGTTGTCTCATCAGTCGACACCGAGAGCACAACTGGACCAGTGGGTTGAACCTGCGTACGTTGTTGACCCTGCATACGTTTGGATGACGACCCTGGAAGGTCACCCTCAGCCTTCTCGTTGTCGATGGATTGAAACCAATTTCGGACACTTCCTTTTCTCCCCATTATCTCTGTGAAACAAAGGCCACCCCAGAACAGTCAACAACAACAAAGCAACAGATAAAAATAACAAGCAAAGCAATATACCAAATACCCTCGAATCAGCGTCATCGTGCTCAAGGCAGTTTATAAGCTGACGGGAAGAAAAGGGGCGTGGCAACGTCGTCAACACATTCAGAGCCTCTAACTcttcaatcgtcattttatcctCAGACCAAGAGGTGAACCTCAGCGGATCCTGCGTCTAGTACAATTGGAATTTGGGGCTTCCCTCACCATAAAAAAAGTACCTCCGCCCAGAATCGGGGATCGACACtttaaagaatttttctttgaaGCCCCTATACGACTGCAGATAAAGCTCTAGAAGAGCATTACCCGGCTCAGAAATTAACGATACCCAACCCTTCTTCGCAACCGGTCGACatctaaaaaaatacaaaaacagtCCCATAGTCGGCCTAATTCCTAAGGCCCGACATAACACGGCAAACGCCTGCATGTACCCCCAACTGTTGGGATGCAATTGACTGGGCGCGACATTCAGGTATCCTACGGTACAGTatcttttgtaaattttatatgttaatatcggctagtacaatttttttttgttattcttatattaaaatgcaatattatttatattaatcacaaaatcttatattttttaacatgtgGAAACAAGTAAACAagataactaaaaaaaaattaacaatcatATTACTTGAAAAGATTAAAtgacaaaattttttttaaaaaatataaaaacgtTAGTAAATAAGAACATtggtaaaatactattttactatttataatCTAATTTCTTACGTTTGTGGGTCTTTACCTAAATGGGCTTGAGCTTAGGCCTAGTAGATTAGTCAGACCCATAttcaaaaagaaagagaattttACCCAGTTTTCATGTCAAGGCATGATTTCCGATATTTCCAcctctttcacatccaagtAAGATAAATGTTTTTCTTCACGTACATCAATAGCTATGTCAGATCTTATTATAACCACGACAAATCCTAGATCAGAAGCGATCCCTCTCACCCATTTAATTAAGTGCTCACGAGAACGAAAGATTTCATTTGtggtaaaattatttatcaaatcttCCTCTACAACTTCACTgatgaaagaagagaaattctaaataaaactagaatgaatttgagaatCCATATGACaatattcatccattttaaacaatagtcacctataaattataatcactCTCATTaacataattcataattaattaaacaaatataaaaatattaatataattaaactatataattcatataattatactaattcgtattttttatataattataaaattattacacaaataaaaaatagaaaaacaaaaatatatatctacataataattaaattattaaactaacatgataaataatctaaaattaataacattaaactaATATACTAACATTATAAACTAACAACcagaaaacattaaattaataaactattcatatataataaataattaacaacacattaataatttaatagtgCTCGAAACTGATGTGAACCCTTCAAAGATATGTATCCGTCaacggatatcaacatccgttgaagggaAAACGAATGTCCATATCTGTTTTTCCTTCAACGGACCCTAATATCCATGGATAGATTTGCATATCCGTTAAAGggtataattaaactaattcgtattttcttttataattataaaattattaaacaaataaaaattagaaaaacaaaaatatatatctacataataattaaattattaaactaacatcataaataatctaaaattaataacattaaactaatatattaacattataAACTAATGCTCAGACAaccttaattaaattatgttttcgAAACTGATTCAACGAATGTTGATATCCGTTGACGAATTTGCATATTCGTTGAAGGGTTCCACGTTCGTTTTTTATTGCTTTCGCACCTAAGACGACCTACTCCTCCTCCTGCCACCACCACGGCTACCGGACCACCTTCTTACACCAACACCACCACCTCCGGGCCACCTTGTTGCACTCACAACTCTTCTAGGAAGCTTTGTCACCTCCAAACAACCACATCATAGTAACACACCACCACAAAGAACTCCACCACCAGAAGAAGCACAATTACATaaatgttgagattgttgataggggagcactggtttagttgaacccacaatctcaatgatatttttgatgatgacaacacataattaataacacacaTGTATTtggtgttacatgttctatgcttacatgttatatgcgttttttagaacatgattgtgttgtttatgttgttcattgcatttcactgtgttatatatatgattttatacatgaatgcatgacacatgtttttggaaaagaaaaaccacaagcacttttgTAGAACTtaaattgtgtggcaaaacaccaattttaagtcgatttcattatgggggagtcgattaaaactcgtgtctttgcacaaactttttcagtatgctgtgagagtttttcaaagagaaaagttttcaaaactgttgTACTCTGTTATTAGGTCGATTACATGAGCGTACATTCGACtgagtttgttatgttttgaataactgttaatgcttgatataactgtcacaatggctatatttttaaatatgttgaccaagcattaaatgaaattcgattgcattaattgtacattccattaactgcattgattgttGTTACCTGCAATAACATAATTGctatattcgactgcattagtagcttagtcgattaaaatgcgtcaaagttgtgtttatctataaattgacgcgaatttgatttctgtaagaacttttgtgaatataacagtttgtgatatcttttgcagaaaatgcattcttacagaaagagagaaagagctccaagaaacaagaagtgaccaTGGTGATCATCTAAttgtggattcttgaagagcaaaTTAACTGCACGTACAAAGGCTGATCATATCTGCACATTGGGTATAACTGAGAGACTAGAGGCTataatcttgtgaagattggattaAGGTTCCTTGTTGTGATTATAGGAAGAAGAGtgtgttgcgttcttgactttgagggtgactcaaagggtttggactacaggagaggggattcttgctgctactCTGTTTgtgtactgcctatattttcattagagggttagagaggtgttttatatttttgacgtgaggtcgctataaaagccttgttgtaaaaaccttgatcattatagtgcattggcttcctatgGTTAGAAGGACAATGGATGTAGGCTTgaccgaaccagtataaaaacttagtatttgatctttctatccctatactcttttattcagtcgactTTTTACTATActcaatcaatttaattttcgtTGCATAAACAAGTCTTTTACCTTGTGTTTCCAAAAAGCTATAAAGGCATcacttttggtgaaaaagattttgaaagttttaaattttatacttcactaATTCACCTCCCCCaacccctcttggtgtgagaaacttagtcattcttttttaacaattggcaccggagctggttttcataaaatatttgaaaaactagttgATTACTGTTTTTATTAAATCGATTGATCCTTGAAAATGGCTTTCAATTTTtaaacctttggtgaaggtgcatccacaaatagaccaccactatttaCTAGAGAAAACTATGCATTTTGGAAAATtaagatgcaaatctttcttgaatccgtGGATAAAGAAGTTTGGGATGAAACTCTAAACGGTCCATATGAACCCACTC harbors:
- the LOC128193908 gene encoding uncharacterized protein LOC128193908 encodes the protein MARPDAGSDLQLYIAASHQALSAALIQEAPSLKLIYFISRTLQGAEERYSRIEKIALALLTASRRLRPYFQSHQVVIRTDHPIAKILRKPDLAGRMVSWSVELSEFGLRYEPRGSVKGQHLADFAAELSPTPDDSTPKWLLSVDGSSNKRGGGVGIVLEGLDDLIVEQAITFKFPASNNQAEYEALIVGLSLAKEFTVTRLECRMDSKLVVGHMNGTYQVKDNQLLRYFHKAHTLLQDFVEVIIIHVPREQNTRADLLSKLTHSKERAQLSSIIKMTLDHPVVEALVTDVSSPTTDWRQRIKDLMIKQERGESITVIDSKCIARFLYIGDDLYRRGHSTPLLKCISEDEADYVLRELHIGICGFHSGKRTLRARILRAIYYWPTIDRDCETFVRKCISCQAHGHDIHAPPEELHGIVSPWPFAQWGLDIIGPLPLAKAQNKFLLVAVDYFTKWIEAEPLSVISAQRKIITDNGRQFVERKLEEFLSSLGVKHVTSSVKHPQTNGQAEATNKTILTELKKRLGEAKGLWVEELPEVLWAYRCTPHGSTGDTPFNLTYGTDAMLLVEVGEPSLRRKITDMTLNEEQLRMNLDTLPEGREVAAVRVEAQKRMLSRRYNTKVRARAFKSGDLVWQKRGEARKDRTHDKLAAN